One Carassius gibelio isolate Cgi1373 ecotype wild population from Czech Republic chromosome B18, carGib1.2-hapl.c, whole genome shotgun sequence DNA segment encodes these proteins:
- the LOC127977030 gene encoding P2Y purinoceptor 2-like isoform X1 yields MKLISSLYRNCEGLRSFQTERNRMAIFNNTTTTNISDRYQCKIEENFKYILLPVSYTLVFVFGLGLNITAMYVILFRTKHWKPSTIYMINLNVCDTLYVLTLPFLIYYYADKNDWPFGEVMCKLIRFLFYTNLYGSILFLSCISVHRFLGVCHPVRSLSWMNGRRARMVSVGIWVIILILQTPILYFSRMNNNSDMKPQSMVCYDTTSKVLFNDFIVYSSVVMFLLFVIPFGVVLVCNGLMVKKLQEPGIGGGPMSQRFKQKSVKMIIIVLLAFMLCFLPFHVNRSIYYTFRYLDKHVSCSMLEAASMAYKVTRPLASANSCIDPILYFMAGQGFKSSIKNKKSKSRYENRKAPSTSL; encoded by the exons ATGAAACTTATTTCGTCCTTGTATCGGAACTGTGAAGGTCTCAGATCATTTCAAACTGAGAGGAACAG AATGGCAATATTTAACAACACCACCACAACTAACATCAGCGACCGTTATCAATGTAAGATAGAAGAGAACTTCAAGTACATTCTCCTCCCGGTGAGTTACACTCTGGTGTTTGTGTTCGGTCTGGGGTTGAACATCACGGCCATGTACGTCATCCTGTTTCGCACCAAACACTGGAAGCCCAGCACCATCTACATGATCAACCTCAACGTCTGCGACACGCTTTACGTCCTCACCCTGCCGTTCCTCATCTACTATTACGCTGATAAGAACGACTGGCCGTTCGGGGAGGTGATGTGTAAGCTGATTCGCTTTCTCTTCTACACAAACCTCTACGGAAGCATCCTCTTCCTCAGCTGCATCAGTGTGCATCGCTTTCTAGGCGTCTGTCATCCGGTGCGCTCTTTGTCCTGGATGAACGGCCGGCGTGCTCGTATGGTTTCGGTGGGAATATGGGTGATCATTCTCATCTTACAAACACCGATTCTTTATTTCTCCAGGATGAATAATAACAGTGACATGAAACCGCAATCAATGGTTTGCTATGACACCACAAGCAAGGTGCTCTTCAATGACTTTATTGTTTACAGCTCGGTGGTGATGTTCCTGCTCTTTGTCATACCGTTCGGAGTGGTGCTGGTCTGCAACGGCCTGATGGTGAAGAAACTTCAGGAACCTGGTATTGGTGGAGGTCCAATGTCACAGCGCTTTAAGCAGAAGTCGGTGAAGATGATTATTATTGTGCTTCTGGCTTTCATGTTGTGCTTCTTGCCTTTCCATGTGAACCGTAGTATATACTACACCTTCCGTTACCTGGACAAACATGTGAGCTGCTCGATGCTGGAGGCTGCCAGCATGGCCTACAAGGTCACACGACCGTTAGCCAGCGCCAACAGCTGCATCGACCCCATCCTTTACTTCATGGCAGGACAGGGCTTCAAAAGCAGCATCAAGAACAAGAAAAGTAAATCAAGATATGAAAATAGGAAAGCACCCTCGACCTCTTTATAG
- the LOC127977030 gene encoding P2Y purinoceptor 2-like isoform X2 gives MAIFNNTTTTNISDRYQCKIEENFKYILLPVSYTLVFVFGLGLNITAMYVILFRTKHWKPSTIYMINLNVCDTLYVLTLPFLIYYYADKNDWPFGEVMCKLIRFLFYTNLYGSILFLSCISVHRFLGVCHPVRSLSWMNGRRARMVSVGIWVIILILQTPILYFSRMNNNSDMKPQSMVCYDTTSKVLFNDFIVYSSVVMFLLFVIPFGVVLVCNGLMVKKLQEPGIGGGPMSQRFKQKSVKMIIIVLLAFMLCFLPFHVNRSIYYTFRYLDKHVSCSMLEAASMAYKVTRPLASANSCIDPILYFMAGQGFKSSIKNKKSKSRYENRKAPSTSL, from the coding sequence ATGGCAATATTTAACAACACCACCACAACTAACATCAGCGACCGTTATCAATGTAAGATAGAAGAGAACTTCAAGTACATTCTCCTCCCGGTGAGTTACACTCTGGTGTTTGTGTTCGGTCTGGGGTTGAACATCACGGCCATGTACGTCATCCTGTTTCGCACCAAACACTGGAAGCCCAGCACCATCTACATGATCAACCTCAACGTCTGCGACACGCTTTACGTCCTCACCCTGCCGTTCCTCATCTACTATTACGCTGATAAGAACGACTGGCCGTTCGGGGAGGTGATGTGTAAGCTGATTCGCTTTCTCTTCTACACAAACCTCTACGGAAGCATCCTCTTCCTCAGCTGCATCAGTGTGCATCGCTTTCTAGGCGTCTGTCATCCGGTGCGCTCTTTGTCCTGGATGAACGGCCGGCGTGCTCGTATGGTTTCGGTGGGAATATGGGTGATCATTCTCATCTTACAAACACCGATTCTTTATTTCTCCAGGATGAATAATAACAGTGACATGAAACCGCAATCAATGGTTTGCTATGACACCACAAGCAAGGTGCTCTTCAATGACTTTATTGTTTACAGCTCGGTGGTGATGTTCCTGCTCTTTGTCATACCGTTCGGAGTGGTGCTGGTCTGCAACGGCCTGATGGTGAAGAAACTTCAGGAACCTGGTATTGGTGGAGGTCCAATGTCACAGCGCTTTAAGCAGAAGTCGGTGAAGATGATTATTATTGTGCTTCTGGCTTTCATGTTGTGCTTCTTGCCTTTCCATGTGAACCGTAGTATATACTACACCTTCCGTTACCTGGACAAACATGTGAGCTGCTCGATGCTGGAGGCTGCCAGCATGGCCTACAAGGTCACACGACCGTTAGCCAGCGCCAACAGCTGCATCGACCCCATCCTTTACTTCATGGCAGGACAGGGCTTCAAAAGCAGCATCAAGAACAAGAAAAGTAAATCAAGATATGAAAATAGGAAAGCACCCTCGACCTCTTTATAG